Proteins from one Catenuloplanes atrovinosus genomic window:
- a CDS encoding helicase-associated domain-containing protein yields the protein MASPLVRWLAGRSPDQLARILLHRPESVHAGTGSRPAAPPSDLSALAERLQRPAALHAALRAQPLPSHELLGLLTHLGRRHRPVPRATLAHQLGLTADDPGLTAALDRLAAAALAWPDHEDGLHIPTELARAFPHPLGLGADAARLYRETPADRLRQIAVALGRPDPGPRRDDAYAAVRAALADAPAVRDLADTAPPEVRDLLHAMAAGLPVATPDPARSGAQDWAVSRGLLAFSGWRLEMPAEVATALRGPGWTPPFTPDPPLPKPVPVTADAVARESAAAAHAAVQHVTALLDAISATPAAALKTGGVGSRELTRLGKAIGVPAAEARFWLVLAHAAGLVDAVYDRSVGYGMDPTRYAVTGEHARWQRLSPARRLTALLRRWPTLAPAALATHRGGFGPAGAALAPHPLDAVAPRLKTGLLDLLAALPDGAGLPAPFAAGPAVGWHRPLDTPVTGDRDELVVQLWEEARLCGVIAHGTLTPLGRALLADDRSGLDRVADGLLPDAVATALFQNDLTVVVPGIPAADLATLLDACADRESRGGAGTWRFSAASVRRALDDGHRAEDLRAALAAVGTLPQALDYLIADVARRHGHVRVRPAGCVLHTEDPALIAEILSTRGLAALGLTTVAPTVLVSPAGVTETLAALRAAGFAPAGEDADGGPLVRQRPPAATAAPEADAGPDTDAGPPAARELTPADALHLAKLLLTAARPADPVEEARQRIAALRPRNRAADEDITLHAERLDDAARATLAACVRERRTVHVEYVNAGGRRYTRLVEPLAVDGEFLVGQVPPLAEEVSFALGRIVSVTPA from the coding sequence GTGGCGTCTCCACTCGTACGATGGCTCGCAGGTCGCAGCCCTGATCAGCTCGCCCGGATTCTGCTGCACCGGCCGGAGAGCGTCCACGCGGGGACCGGCTCCCGGCCCGCCGCGCCACCGTCCGACCTGTCCGCGCTCGCCGAGCGGCTGCAGCGCCCGGCCGCGCTCCACGCCGCGCTGCGCGCCCAGCCGCTGCCCAGCCACGAGCTGCTCGGGCTGCTCACCCACCTCGGCCGCCGGCACCGCCCGGTGCCCCGCGCCACGCTCGCCCACCAGCTCGGACTGACCGCCGACGACCCCGGCCTGACCGCCGCGCTGGACCGGCTGGCCGCCGCCGCGCTGGCCTGGCCGGACCACGAGGACGGGCTGCACATCCCGACCGAGCTGGCCCGCGCGTTCCCGCACCCGCTCGGGCTCGGCGCGGACGCGGCCCGGCTCTACCGGGAGACCCCCGCGGACCGGCTGCGCCAGATCGCGGTCGCGCTGGGCCGGCCGGATCCGGGGCCGCGCCGCGACGACGCGTACGCCGCGGTCCGCGCCGCGCTGGCGGACGCGCCCGCGGTCCGGGACCTGGCCGACACCGCGCCGCCCGAGGTCCGCGACCTGCTGCACGCGATGGCCGCCGGGCTCCCGGTCGCCACGCCCGACCCGGCGCGATCCGGCGCCCAGGACTGGGCGGTCAGCCGTGGGCTGCTCGCGTTCAGCGGCTGGCGTCTGGAGATGCCGGCCGAGGTGGCGACGGCGCTGCGCGGGCCCGGGTGGACACCGCCGTTCACGCCGGACCCGCCGCTGCCGAAGCCGGTGCCGGTCACGGCGGACGCGGTCGCCCGCGAGTCGGCCGCGGCCGCGCACGCCGCGGTCCAGCACGTCACCGCGCTGCTCGACGCGATCTCGGCCACGCCCGCGGCGGCGCTCAAGACCGGCGGGGTCGGCTCCCGCGAGCTCACCCGGCTCGGCAAGGCCATCGGCGTACCGGCGGCGGAGGCCCGGTTCTGGCTCGTGCTCGCGCACGCGGCCGGGCTGGTCGACGCGGTCTACGACCGATCCGTCGGGTACGGCATGGACCCCACCCGGTACGCGGTCACCGGCGAGCACGCCCGGTGGCAGCGGCTGAGCCCGGCGCGCCGGCTGACCGCGCTGCTGCGCCGCTGGCCCACGCTGGCCCCGGCCGCGCTGGCCACGCACCGCGGCGGTTTCGGCCCGGCCGGTGCCGCGCTCGCGCCGCACCCGCTCGACGCGGTCGCGCCGCGCCTGAAGACCGGCCTGCTCGACCTGCTCGCCGCGCTGCCGGACGGTGCCGGCCTGCCCGCGCCGTTCGCGGCCGGGCCCGCGGTGGGCTGGCACCGGCCGCTCGACACGCCGGTCACCGGCGACCGCGACGAGCTGGTGGTGCAGCTCTGGGAGGAGGCGCGCCTGTGCGGCGTCATCGCACACGGCACGCTGACCCCGCTCGGCCGCGCGCTGCTGGCCGACGACCGTAGCGGCCTCGATCGGGTCGCGGACGGGCTGCTGCCGGACGCGGTGGCCACCGCGCTGTTCCAGAACGACCTCACCGTGGTGGTGCCCGGCATCCCGGCCGCCGACCTCGCCACGCTGCTCGACGCGTGCGCCGATCGGGAATCCCGCGGCGGTGCGGGCACCTGGCGGTTCAGCGCCGCGTCGGTCCGGCGCGCGCTCGACGACGGGCACCGGGCCGAGGATCTCCGCGCCGCGCTCGCGGCCGTCGGCACGCTGCCGCAGGCGCTGGACTACCTGATCGCGGACGTCGCCCGCCGCCACGGTCACGTGCGCGTCCGCCCGGCCGGCTGCGTGCTGCACACCGAGGACCCGGCGCTGATCGCGGAGATCCTCTCCACCCGCGGGCTCGCCGCGCTCGGCCTCACCACGGTCGCGCCGACCGTCCTGGTCAGCCCCGCGGGGGTGACGGAGACGCTGGCGGCGCTGCGCGCGGCGGGATTCGCACCGGCCGGTGAAGACGCCGACGGCGGGCCACTCGTCCGGCAGCGCCCGCCCGCTGCCACCGCCGCCCCGGAGGCGGATGCCGGTCCGGACACGGATGCCGGCCCGCCGGCCGCACGGGAACTCACCCCGGCCGACGCGCTGCACCTCGCCAAGCTGCTGCTGACCGCCGCCAGGCCGGCGGATCCGGTGGAGGAGGCCCGGCAGCGGATCGCCGCGCTGCGCCCGCGGAACCGGGCGGCCGACGAGGACATCACGCTCCACGCGGAACGCCTCGACGACGCCGCCCGCGCCACGCTCGCCGCCTGCGTCCGCGAACGCCGCACCGTCCACGTCGAGTACGTCAACGCGGGCGGCCGCCGCTACACGCGCCTGGTCGAACCGCTCGCGGTCGACGGCGAGTTCCTGGTCGGCCAGGTGCCGCCGCTGGCGGAGGAGGTGTCGTTCGCGCTCGGCCGCATCGTCTCGGTCACCCCGGCCTGA
- a CDS encoding DUF6912 family protein codes for MSDQNVRVYVPATLPLLAALREKGELGAPGDPVHAVTPRLREWYAEGDEEELEYVAFTRAAQSALVLLHRDPDAPRRRVVVSADLPASALTRGDDQLGSSIMTLARPLPLGAVAAVHVDSAAAAPDVAAAADAVPGALDGDEDAQFTVDGAEDHELEWYDATELDQL; via the coding sequence GTGTCGGATCAGAACGTTCGGGTGTACGTCCCGGCCACGCTCCCGCTGCTCGCCGCGCTCCGGGAGAAGGGCGAGCTGGGCGCGCCCGGCGACCCGGTGCACGCGGTCACGCCCCGGCTGCGCGAGTGGTACGCGGAGGGCGACGAGGAGGAGCTGGAGTACGTGGCGTTCACCCGCGCCGCCCAGTCCGCGCTCGTGCTGCTGCACCGCGACCCGGACGCCCCGCGCCGCCGCGTGGTGGTCTCCGCCGACCTCCCCGCCTCCGCGCTGACCCGCGGCGACGACCAACTCGGCTCGTCCATCATGACGCTCGCCCGGCCGCTGCCGCTCGGCGCGGTCGCGGCGGTCCACGTCGACTCCGCGGCCGCGGCGCCGGACGTCGCGGCCGCGGCGGACGCGGTCCCGGGCGCGCTCGACGGCGACGAGGACGCGCAGTTCACCGTGGACGGCGCCGAGGACCACGAACTGGAGTGGTACGACGCGACCGAACTCGACCAGCTCTAG
- a CDS encoding rhodanese-like domain-containing protein — MWNEGVAWFSARLDMQIDVSDTHAALESGAPGFVLVDTRSEEAWTQAHVPGALHLPRREIAARAPALIDPATPVVAYCWGPGCDGATRAALAFAQLGYRVKEMIGGIEYWIREGFTVRTPAGPLTRDPDPLTAPAKGAACAC; from the coding sequence ATGTGGAATGAAGGGGTTGCCTGGTTCTCCGCCCGGCTCGACATGCAGATCGACGTCTCCGACACGCACGCGGCACTGGAGTCGGGCGCGCCCGGCTTCGTGCTCGTCGACACCCGCTCCGAGGAGGCGTGGACGCAGGCGCACGTCCCCGGCGCGCTGCACCTGCCGCGCCGCGAGATCGCCGCCCGCGCGCCCGCGCTGATCGACCCCGCGACCCCGGTCGTGGCCTACTGCTGGGGACCGGGCTGCGACGGCGCCACCCGCGCCGCGCTCGCGTTCGCGCAGCTCGGCTACCGGGTCAAGGAGATGATCGGCGGCATCGAGTACTGGATCCGCGAGGGGTTCACGGTGCGGACGCCGGCCGGTCCGCTCACCCGCGATCCGGACCCGCTGACCGCGCCGGCGAAGGGTGCGGCCTGCGCCTGCTGA
- a CDS encoding Lrp/AsnC family transcriptional regulator gives MAAVSPELDQTDWRILAELQRDGRISFAELARTVSMSASAVTERVRRLEEAGVISGYRAVVTPERVGLHIMAFVRLRYPTGNYRPFHELVARTPEIMEAHHVTGEDCFVLKVLAGSMRHLEEVTGRISALGGVTTSVVYSSHLEARAISAPSMSD, from the coding sequence ATGGCCGCTGTTTCCCCGGAGCTTGACCAGACCGACTGGCGGATTCTCGCCGAGCTGCAACGCGACGGCCGGATCAGCTTCGCGGAGCTGGCCCGCACGGTCTCGATGTCGGCCAGCGCGGTCACCGAGCGGGTGCGCCGGCTGGAGGAGGCCGGTGTGATCTCCGGCTACCGGGCGGTGGTGACTCCGGAGCGGGTCGGGCTGCACATCATGGCGTTCGTCCGGCTGCGCTACCCGACCGGGAACTACCGGCCGTTCCACGAGCTGGTGGCGCGTACCCCGGAGATCATGGAGGCCCATCACGTGACCGGCGAGGACTGCTTCGTGCTGAAGGTGCTGGCCGGGTCGATGCGGCACCTGGAGGAGGTCACCGGGCGGATCAGCGCGCTCGGCGGCGTGACCACCAGCGTGGTCTACTCCAGCCACCTGGAGGCGCGCGCGATCTCGGCGCCGTCGATGTCAGACTAG
- a CDS encoding helix-turn-helix transcriptional regulator — protein MEPRFLLLSDVAAELNVSDSQVYHMVRSGELPAIKIGGRGQWRVERARLEEYIAAKYAETAAWVAKNPLVDREDEA, from the coding sequence GTGGAGCCGAGGTTTCTGCTGCTGTCCGACGTCGCCGCCGAGCTGAACGTGTCGGACTCGCAGGTCTACCACATGGTCCGCAGCGGCGAGCTGCCCGCGATCAAGATCGGTGGCCGGGGACAGTGGCGCGTGGAGCGCGCGCGGCTGGAGGAGTACATCGCGGCGAAGTACGCCGAGACCGCGGCGTGGGTGGCGAAGAATCCGCTGGTCGACCGCGAAGACGAGGCCTGA
- a CDS encoding Rv3235 family protein, whose protein sequence is MVTRLVDPRGTRPAIRVSRIPPVDPPFDDEPLAWSDADQLTLPWRPREPPVPDAPASLAGLRSLSDLAALAGLGAPGRTPPPIPADALAGASGEARGAAHRFLTRALEILNGYRPVGHLRASSALLATPTILRGADTALRTIARLRRAAGLPPVAGRRPLAAEARVRPRRLRVCEPRPGVAEASAVLTTAGRTWALAYRLELLHGRWLATAFTVV, encoded by the coding sequence ATGGTCACGCGACTCGTCGATCCCCGCGGCACCCGCCCCGCCATCCGCGTCAGCCGCATCCCCCCGGTCGATCCCCCGTTCGACGACGAGCCGCTCGCCTGGTCCGACGCCGACCAGCTGACGCTCCCCTGGCGTCCCCGCGAGCCGCCGGTGCCGGACGCGCCCGCGTCCCTGGCCGGTCTCCGGTCGCTGTCCGACCTGGCCGCGCTGGCCGGGCTGGGCGCGCCCGGCCGCACGCCGCCGCCGATCCCGGCCGACGCACTGGCCGGCGCCTCCGGCGAGGCGCGCGGCGCCGCGCACCGGTTCCTCACCCGGGCGCTGGAGATCCTCAACGGATACCGCCCCGTCGGTCACCTGCGCGCGTCGTCCGCACTGCTGGCCACGCCCACCATCCTGCGCGGCGCGGACACCGCGCTGCGCACCATCGCCCGCCTCCGCCGCGCCGCCGGGCTGCCGCCGGTGGCGGGCCGGCGGCCGCTCGCCGCCGAGGCCCGGGTGCGGCCCCGGCGGCTGCGCGTCTGCGAGCCCCGCCCGGGCGTGGCCGAGGCGTCCGCGGTGCTCACCACGGCCGGGCGCACCTGGGCCCTGGCCTACCGGCTGGAGCTGCTGCACGGCCGGTGGCTCGCCACCGCGTTCACGGTCGTCTGA
- a CDS encoding DUF7737 domain-containing protein, translating into MRLGAGRCGRAPARRGWRSPAGARRPRSSWRCAATRTRTGIHHSSGNILIAPEDRCLCIIPESAEPDLLLPFEGDSRLSEIISKALLLAADEKIKYPVILRQL; encoded by the coding sequence GTGCGGCTGGGCGCCGGCCGGTGTGGTCGAGCGCCTGCTCGCCGCGGCTGGCGATCGCCGGCCGGTGCACGCCGACCGAGAAGTTCCTGGAGGTGCGCGGCGACCCGCACACGTACCGGCATCCACCACAGCTCGGGGAACATCCTGATCGCGCCGGAGGACCGTTGCCTGTGCATCATCCCGGAGTCGGCGGAACCCGACCTGCTCCTGCCGTTCGAGGGCGACAGCCGGCTCTCCGAGATCATCAGCAAGGCGCTGCTGCTGGCCGCGGACGAGAAGATCAAGTATCCGGTGATTCTTCGTCAACTGTGA